A window of the Roseburia sp. 831b genome harbors these coding sequences:
- a CDS encoding DUF6275 family protein, which translates to MSNDKFLDLCKQIVVDYFNTHADKTDKKQISKEDVFVVWSCKTLQNNKALVSTTVSDGMYYEITHNGDKNETYVDAYKKWENFVVKGSEE; encoded by the coding sequence ATGTCAAACGATAAGTTTTTAGATTTATGCAAGCAGATTGTTGTTGATTATTTCAACACTCATGCTGATAAGACCGATAAAAAGCAGATTTCCAAGGAAGATGTATTTGTTGTATGGAGTTGTAAGACTTTACAGAACAACAAGGCACTGGTCAGCACAACCGTTTCAGACGGTATGTATTACGAGATTACCCATAACGGCGATAAGAATGAAACTTATGTGGATGCCTATAAGAAGTGGGAGAATTTCGTTGTAAAGGGAAGCGAGGAATAA
- a CDS encoding bacterial Ig-like domain-containing protein, whose translation MAVVNYAEKYSPQVDERFALGSLTGAVVNNSYDFIGVETVKVYSIPTVGMNDYKTSGANRYGNPDELGNNTQEMTLTQDRSFTFTIDRKSYDDTQMTMEAGKALARQINEVVIPEVDIYRIHKICASAKAANIVTGATTKTNAYENFLSVQEKLDDAKVPTGGRICLCRSSYYKNIKLDDAFTKKGDMATQIAINGVVGEVDGVPIIKAPASYFPANVDFIITNSIVCVAPIKLTEYKIHSDAPGISGWLVEGRVRYDAFCLNEKLDAIGVHATAALSSIAITTAPTKTKYASGEKFDPTGMVVTATYGNSGATQDVTKHVTYAPDTITQAGNVTVSYTENGVTKTATQAVTLNS comes from the coding sequence ATGGCAGTAGTAAATTATGCAGAGAAGTATAGTCCACAGGTTGATGAGCGTTTTGCACTCGGGTCTTTGACGGGAGCAGTAGTAAATAACAGTTATGATTTTATCGGTGTTGAAACCGTAAAGGTATATTCAATCCCTACCGTTGGAATGAACGATTATAAGACTTCTGGTGCCAATCGTTACGGCAATCCGGACGAGTTGGGGAACAACACACAGGAAATGACTCTGACACAGGACAGATCATTCACATTCACTATTGATCGTAAGTCCTACGATGATACACAGATGACGATGGAGGCTGGAAAAGCGCTCGCACGTCAGATTAACGAGGTTGTTATTCCAGAGGTTGATATTTACCGTATCCATAAGATTTGTGCATCTGCAAAGGCAGCAAATATCGTAACCGGAGCTACCACAAAGACTAATGCATATGAGAATTTCTTGTCTGTGCAGGAAAAACTTGACGATGCAAAAGTGCCTACAGGCGGACGTATTTGTCTCTGCCGTTCATCTTACTACAAGAACATCAAGTTAGATGATGCATTCACAAAGAAGGGCGATATGGCAACTCAAATCGCAATTAACGGTGTTGTTGGTGAGGTTGACGGAGTACCGATTATCAAGGCTCCAGCATCTTATTTCCCTGCAAATGTTGATTTTATCATCACAAATTCAATCGTTTGTGTTGCGCCAATCAAACTTACAGAGTACAAGATTCACTCCGATGCACCTGGTATCTCTGGATGGTTAGTAGAAGGTCGTGTTCGTTATGACGCTTTCTGCTTAAATGAAAAGCTGGACGCAATCGGCGTTCATGCAACAGCAGCTTTAAGCTCTATTGCAATCACAACAGCACCGACAAAGACTAAGTACGCTTCCGGAGAGAAGTTTGATCCTACCGGAATGGTTGTAACAGCTACATATGGCAATTCCGGGGCAACACAGGATGTAACAAAACATGTTACATATGCACCTGATACAATCACACAGGCTGGCAATGTCACCGTATCTTACACAGAAAACGGCGTTACAAAGACAGCAACACAGGCAGTAACACTTAATTCCTAA
- a CDS encoding phage portal protein, producing the protein MSEKERNIEYRGRIKIYTDVKEITKDNVIQVLSTAMTKHELNRTQIRNLINFEKGDQPLKREKKVRTDIDIKSISNLAHQITEFWLGYFWGNHMAFVQKSDKHPTDSNPTDSDSAITLLNEMYDAEDMESKDQLLAYYLEVCGICCQLIDIKRNPDDDDAAFDLVTLNPLYSFVVYSSDAYERPVMGVSYSEGENGSKIFTCVTDDAIYEIRDMVEFVRGTKTRNGKKITKGKDGVQVNPFGRVNIVEFERSTDRTGVFERQLDELNALNILESDLCNDVSQTTQANWWGNDIELDTDDNGKVKGPQAGQWILTKTNGNGKQPNIKGLVLNYDYTGVLANIQAKHDGILERTFTPKQTEQSGGSTTGATSLSSGWTATEAVACKQAAIIKRGFKERNRLALIAIKKSPDTDPESPLLKLKNSDIEIRPIRQKTFDMATKINSLATMVQNFVHPRVAMEAIDFFPNLAEAVEDSVPKMLEYQKTLLESKKSSGNQLGENKNDDPRQQQDADDALKAKVNPDSKRIMPDSSDQTKNSPIQS; encoded by the coding sequence GTGAGCGAAAAAGAACGTAACATTGAATATCGTGGAAGAATCAAAATCTATACAGACGTGAAAGAAATCACAAAGGACAATGTTATCCAGGTTCTTTCTACCGCCATGACAAAGCATGAGCTGAATCGCACGCAGATTCGCAACCTTATCAATTTTGAAAAAGGAGATCAGCCGTTAAAGCGTGAAAAGAAGGTTCGGACAGACATTGATATTAAGTCTATTTCCAACCTTGCACATCAGATCACAGAATTTTGGCTTGGTTACTTTTGGGGCAATCACATGGCGTTTGTACAGAAGTCGGACAAGCACCCAACAGATAGCAACCCAACAGATAGCGATTCTGCAATCACCCTTTTGAATGAAATGTACGATGCCGAGGACATGGAAAGTAAGGACCAGTTACTTGCGTATTATCTGGAAGTATGCGGAATATGCTGTCAGCTTATTGATATTAAGCGTAACCCGGATGATGATGATGCAGCATTTGATCTTGTGACGCTGAATCCTCTTTATTCGTTTGTTGTCTATTCTTCTGATGCTTATGAGCGACCTGTAATGGGTGTGTCGTATTCAGAGGGTGAGAATGGTTCAAAGATATTCACTTGCGTTACGGATGATGCGATATATGAAATCCGCGACATGGTTGAATTTGTTCGCGGAACAAAAACCCGCAACGGAAAGAAAATAACAAAGGGTAAGGACGGCGTACAGGTAAATCCATTCGGCAGAGTAAATATTGTCGAATTTGAACGTTCTACAGACCGGACCGGCGTATTTGAGCGCCAGCTTGACGAACTGAATGCCTTGAATATTCTTGAATCCGATCTGTGTAATGATGTGTCGCAGACCACACAGGCGAACTGGTGGGGCAATGACATTGAATTAGATACAGATGATAACGGAAAAGTAAAAGGACCTCAAGCCGGACAATGGATTTTGACCAAGACCAACGGAAACGGCAAACAGCCAAATATTAAGGGGCTGGTTCTTAATTACGACTATACCGGCGTTCTTGCCAATATCCAAGCCAAGCATGACGGTATTTTGGAAAGAACATTCACACCAAAGCAGACGGAGCAAAGCGGCGGCTCTACGACCGGAGCGACAAGCTTGTCAAGTGGTTGGACCGCAACAGAAGCGGTGGCTTGCAAGCAGGCGGCAATCATTAAGAGAGGTTTCAAGGAAAGAAATCGCCTTGCATTGATTGCAATTAAGAAATCTCCGGACACGGATCCAGAGAGTCCACTTTTGAAACTGAAAAATAGTGATATTGAGATTCGACCAATTCGGCAAAAAACGTTTGATATGGCAACAAAGATCAATTCACTTGCTACGATGGTTCAGAATTTTGTGCATCCGCGTGTGGCAATGGAAGCAATAGACTTTTTCCCGAACCTCGCCGAGGCTGTCGAAGATTCTGTACCAAAGATGCTTGAATACCAGAAAACATTGCTTGAAAGCAAGAAATCCAGTGGCAATCAGCTGGGAGAAAATAAAAATGATGATCCACGGCAACAGCAGGATGCAGACGATGCACTGAAAGCCAAAGTCAATCCGGATTCCAAGCGGATTATGCCGGATTCATCAGACCAGACGAAAAACAGCCCAATACAAAGCTAA
- a CDS encoding LAGLIDADG family homing endonuclease — protein sequence MVSEQTRATADDIKNYIKQHGIEYRSLFDLLDVAKVAFEKENDTEWALKVTSYIKECCTWAIQKGVEVVLMDELYWKTLKVEAPYWFDSYLIYLERKRERRDMFYLPKRKQLNKHGLIQAMQDLEDDKLDILSISMPPGTQKCQPLYSKLLTPTGFIRMGDVKIGEKVISGRGNIATVLSISPRKKRDIYELTFDDGSKVRCSDNHLWTVQTRDDRRRKNKDGSEKYRTIELKDMLKNYRVENGKRANYSIDYVPQFDFSKHEKLEIDPYFLGVLIGDGSITDGNMSITTKDEELLERVRMNVPLQYEFIHKGKYGYGIKTNTYYSQGKSDLRKSLERYGLKGKGAKEKHIPKEYLYASYDERLWLLRGLMDTDGYASNKCTNCSYATISEQLAKDVKELVNSLGGYAKITKMEAGYKKDGKYIRCNDCYTVTIGFSSKQPNPFYIKRKADRYKPRRKKLKRFITDIKFVGKEECQCIYIDDPSHLYITDDYVITHNTTLEKFFASWIIGRHPDDYSLFFSHSGDITRMFYDGVIDITTNDEEYCWNEIFPDVHLASTDAKREQINFNKYKPFANLQCTSVGSKNAGKVRCNRYLYCDDLIGGIEEALNKNQLDKLWRIYGTDAKQRKLNEQVKEIHIATRWSVHDVIGRLKRLYDGNPRARFIAVPDIDPETGESNFDYEFNGMSVKFFNDQALTMDDISYKCLYKNEPIEREGLLYHEDDLRRYQSLPLGEPDAILGICDTKDKGSDFYFLPCFKQYGNDFYLVDCICNDSSDYGLQYERSADIILENNMQQCEFESNNGGTRVAYEVAKIVDERGGRCNITDKTTSSNKETKIIVNADWVKKHVLFKDKEMYKPKDEYGVMMGWLLSYSVVGKNPHDDVPDGLASFALYITNGFVCKAQVINSPMG from the coding sequence TTGGTTTCAGAACAGACACGGGCAACCGCTGATGATATTAAAAATTACATAAAACAGCATGGAATTGAATACCGGTCACTGTTTGACCTTTTGGATGTGGCAAAAGTGGCATTTGAAAAGGAAAATGACACAGAATGGGCGTTGAAAGTCACTTCATACATCAAGGAATGTTGCACATGGGCGATTCAAAAAGGCGTGGAAGTCGTACTGATGGATGAATTGTATTGGAAAACTCTGAAAGTGGAAGCGCCGTATTGGTTTGATTCGTATTTAATCTATCTGGAGCGCAAGCGTGAGCGGCGCGATATGTTTTATCTTCCAAAGCGCAAGCAGTTGAATAAACATGGTTTGATTCAAGCCATGCAGGACTTGGAAGATGATAAATTGGATATTTTGAGTATTTCAATGCCACCTGGTACGCAAAAATGCCAACCGCTTTATTCAAAGCTTTTGACGCCTACAGGATTTATTCGTATGGGAGACGTTAAGATCGGGGAAAAGGTTATTTCTGGAAGGGGAAATATTGCAACAGTATTGAGCATTTCTCCTAGAAAGAAAAGAGATATATATGAATTAACCTTTGACGATGGTTCTAAGGTAAGATGCTCTGACAATCATTTATGGACAGTTCAGACCAGAGATGACAGAAGAAGAAAAAATAAGGATGGTAGTGAAAAATATAGAACAATTGAATTAAAAGACATGCTTAAAAATTACAGAGTTGAAAATGGGAAAAGAGCAAATTATTCAATCGACTATGTACCACAATTTGACTTTTCAAAACATGAAAAGTTGGAAATTGATCCATATTTTTTAGGAGTTCTTATTGGTGATGGCTCTATTACAGATGGAAATATGAGTATTACAACAAAAGACGAAGAATTGCTAGAAAGAGTAAGAATGAATGTTCCATTGCAGTATGAGTTCATTCATAAGGGAAAATATGGGTATGGAATAAAGACAAATACCTATTATTCACAAGGCAAGAGCGACTTAAGAAAATCACTTGAAAGATATGGGTTAAAAGGGAAAGGTGCGAAAGAAAAGCACATTCCAAAAGAATACTTGTATGCGAGTTACGATGAGCGATTGTGGCTTTTACGCGGTTTGATGGATACGGATGGATACGCTTCAAATAAATGCACAAATTGCAGCTATGCCACAATATCTGAACAATTGGCAAAAGATGTTAAAGAATTGGTAAATTCTCTTGGAGGATATGCCAAGATAACAAAAATGGAAGCTGGATATAAAAAAGACGGAAAGTATATTCGTTGCAATGATTGCTATACTGTCACGATTGGTTTTAGTTCTAAACAACCAAATCCTTTTTATATCAAAAGAAAAGCAGACAGATATAAGCCAAGACGGAAAAAGTTAAAAAGATTTATTACAGATATTAAATTTGTTGGTAAAGAAGAGTGCCAGTGTATTTATATCGACGATCCATCGCATTTATACATAACCGATGATTATGTAATTACTCATAATACCACACTTGAAAAGTTCTTTGCTTCGTGGATTATCGGCAGACATCCGGACGATTACAGCCTGTTTTTCTCACACAGCGGAGATATTACCCGTATGTTTTATGACGGAGTGATTGATATTACCACGAATGATGAGGAATATTGTTGGAATGAGATTTTCCCGGATGTTCACTTGGCAAGCACCGATGCCAAGAGAGAACAGATCAATTTCAACAAGTACAAGCCGTTTGCCAATCTGCAATGTACGTCTGTAGGATCTAAAAATGCAGGTAAAGTTCGATGTAACAGATATTTGTACTGTGATGATCTGATAGGCGGCATCGAAGAAGCGTTGAATAAGAATCAGCTTGACAAGCTGTGGCGAATATATGGAACCGATGCCAAGCAAAGAAAGCTGAATGAACAGGTAAAAGAGATACATATTGCCACAAGGTGGTCCGTGCATGATGTTATTGGACGATTGAAAAGGCTATATGACGGAAATCCAAGGGCGAGGTTTATTGCAGTGCCGGATATTGACCCGGAAACCGGAGAAAGCAACTTTGATTACGAGTTTAATGGTATGTCCGTGAAATTCTTCAATGACCAAGCTTTAACGATGGATGATATTTCGTACAAATGTTTGTACAAGAATGAACCTATTGAACGTGAAGGACTTCTGTATCACGAAGATGACCTGCGGCGGTATCAGTCATTGCCACTTGGCGAACCGGATGCAATTCTTGGTATTTGCGATACAAAGGACAAGGGAAGTGATTTCTATTTCCTGCCATGTTTCAAGCAGTACGGAAACGACTTCTATCTGGTTGACTGTATTTGCAACGATAGCAGTGATTATGGCCTGCAATATGAGAGATCAGCAGATATTATCCTTGAAAACAATATGCAGCAGTGCGAATTTGAGAGCAATAACGGCGGTACCAGGGTGGCGTATGAGGTGGCGAAGATAGTTGACGAGCGTGGCGGTAGGTGTAACATCACTGACAAAACAACCAGTTCAAACAAGGAAACAAAGATTATAGTCAATGCCGATTGGGTAAAGAAACATGTTTTATTCAAGGATAAAGAAATGTACAAGCCTAAAGATGAATATGGCGTGATGATGGGATGGTTATTGAGTTATTCAGTAGTCGGTAAAAATCCCCATGATGATGTTCCGGATGGATTAGCAAGCTTCGCACTTTATATAACAAATGGTTTTGTGTGTAAAGCACAGGTTATCAATAGCCCAATGGGATAG
- a CDS encoding Com family DNA-binding transcriptional regulator, producing MVGIFLRKNKIEVDEEMSMEAVIESIERDALRQTMKPDGLFEKRCQHCNRLLGKFNGQAEIKCPKCGKINRIVVKRL from the coding sequence ATGGTTGGTATTTTTTTACGCAAAAATAAGATAGAGGTAGATGAAGAAATGAGCATGGAAGCAGTAATAGAGAGTATAGAGCGGGATGCGCTACGGCAGACAATGAAGCCAGATGGACTATTTGAAAAGCGGTGTCAGCATTGCAATCGCCTTTTAGGCAAATTCAACGGACAGGCTGAAATCAAATGCCCGAAATGCGGGAAAATCAATAGAATTGTGGTGAAAAGGTTATGA
- a CDS encoding phage antirepressor KilAC domain-containing protein, which produces MNNLTVTEYKNIRVLTTQQIAEAYGTDSKTISYNFNHNKGRYKEGKHFILLDGEELRAFREIHDLPSNLNRLYLWTEKGAFLHAKSLNNDVAWDVYDRLVDNYFNKDQNEIPKDYPTALRAYADALERKQELEKKNKLLLTENERMKPKEEFFDAVTDSKDAIDIGQVAKVLNFPGIGRNKLFEILRNNGILKQNNEPYQKYIDCGYFRVIEQKYAAKPGEIRINIKTLVFQKGVDYIRKILDKVA; this is translated from the coding sequence ATGAATAATTTAACAGTGACGGAGTATAAAAATATTCGCGTACTAACAACACAGCAGATTGCTGAAGCGTACGGAACAGATAGTAAAACGATTTCATACAATTTTAATCATAACAAAGGGCGGTATAAAGAGGGTAAACATTTTATTTTGCTTGACGGGGAAGAACTCCGAGCGTTTCGTGAAATTCACGATTTGCCTAGTAATCTTAATCGTCTGTATCTCTGGACAGAGAAAGGCGCATTTCTTCATGCAAAATCATTAAACAACGATGTTGCATGGGATGTGTATGACAGACTTGTTGACAACTATTTTAATAAGGATCAAAACGAAATTCCGAAAGATTACCCTACAGCGTTAAGGGCTTACGCTGATGCACTGGAAAGAAAACAGGAGCTTGAGAAAAAGAATAAATTGCTCTTGACCGAAAATGAGAGAATGAAGCCGAAAGAAGAGTTTTTTGATGCGGTGACTGACAGCAAAGACGCTATTGATATTGGACAAGTCGCAAAGGTTTTGAACTTCCCAGGAATTGGCAGAAACAAGCTTTTTGAAATTCTTAGAAATAACGGAATTTTAAAGCAGAATAATGAACCATATCAGAAATATATTGACTGTGGATATTTTAGAGTTATAGAACAGAAGTATGCAGCCAAGCCGGGAGAAATCCGGATAAATATTAAAACTCTTGTTTTTCAAAAAGGTGTTGACTACATTAGAAAAATACTTGACAAAGTAGCATAA
- a CDS encoding helix-turn-helix domain-containing protein, which yields MPKERILPGKISYEKLFERMDKMGIKKADLRKLEPNPIHPSTIQKIIAGDTINTDTIIILCDALKCQPKDIMEYIPNKND from the coding sequence ATGCCAAAAGAAAGAATTTTACCCGGTAAAATTTCTTACGAAAAATTATTTGAGAGAATGGATAAAATGGGGATAAAAAAGGCAGATCTAAGAAAATTAGAGCCAAACCCAATACACCCATCAACAATACAAAAGATAATTGCAGGCGATACAATAAACACAGATACAATTATTATTTTATGTGATGCTTTAAAGTGTCAGCCAAAAGATATAATGGAATACATACCAAACAAGAATGATTAA
- a CDS encoding AbiH family protein translates to MEHNILVIGNGFDLSHELNTRYDDFIDWIKKAKEDDSFIENQSEREFIHKCIESNGFVGYFFRYTNVVPGWVDLERLIKEIIGYFELFFSKYPSFIDNRGCISWDSARIDMSKSGMLKTIYCLHSFVLLYDKDYSRSSIHSMHLDNKYYTNAFGLNKREILNLLKKQLDEIIELLRIYLKNQMNEKCESIKKIHQIEEVNPSYVISFNYTDTYRIYGIKPEDVFHVHGSLDKNNMVLGFNDEDEMNLDFVYFKKYFQRIQKLTGYINEARLIDRNNVLSPKPIVYFYGHSMDKTDGDIIVKLRSLARGFVIYIYNQDDYEQKVINLIDVFGKEEATKLIQNGFIKFEPCSE, encoded by the coding sequence ATGGAGCACAATATTTTAGTTATCGGAAACGGATTTGATTTGTCACACGAATTAAACACTAGATATGATGATTTTATTGATTGGATTAAGAAAGCAAAAGAAGATGATAGTTTTATCGAAAATCAGTCTGAACGTGAATTTATTCATAAGTGCATAGAAAGCAATGGATTCGTAGGATATTTTTTTCGTTATACTAACGTGGTGCCTGGCTGGGTAGATTTAGAAAGATTAATAAAAGAAATAATTGGGTATTTTGAATTATTTTTTTCTAAATATCCATCTTTTATAGATAATAGAGGATGCATATCATGGGATTCAGCACGAATAGATATGTCAAAAAGTGGTATGCTAAAAACTATATATTGCTTACATTCATTTGTATTGCTGTATGATAAGGATTATTCCCGTTCCAGCATTCATTCTATGCATTTGGATAATAAGTATTATACAAATGCCTTTGGATTAAATAAGCGAGAAATCTTGAATTTACTAAAAAAACAATTGGATGAAATAATAGAACTTTTGCGAATATATTTAAAAAATCAAATGAATGAAAAATGTGAGAGCATAAAGAAAATTCACCAAATCGAAGAAGTAAATCCATCTTATGTTATTTCTTTTAATTACACTGATACATATAGAATCTATGGAATAAAGCCGGAAGATGTATTTCATGTTCATGGAAGTCTTGATAAAAATAATATGGTTCTCGGATTTAATGACGAGGATGAAATGAATTTGGATTTTGTATATTTTAAAAAGTATTTTCAGAGAATACAGAAATTGACCGGGTATATAAACGAAGCAAGATTGATAGATCGGAATAACGTTTTATCGCCAAAACCAATTGTTTATTTTTATGGTCATTCTATGGATAAAACAGACGGAGATATTATCGTAAAATTGCGAAGTTTGGCAAGAGGATTTGTGATTTATATATATAATCAGGATGACTACGAACAGAAAGTAATCAATCTGATAGATGTGTTTGGAAAAGAAGAAGCAACCAAGCTTATTCAGAACGGATTTATTAAATTTGAACCGTGCAGCGAATAG
- the metA gene encoding homoserine O-acetyltransferase MetA, which translates to MPIKTQSDLPAKEILEQENIFVMDEKRASHQDIRPINIGILNLMPLKEDTELQILRSLSNTPLQVDVTFLAVKSHVSKNTSLSHLNKFYQTFDDIKKQNLDGLIITGAPVEQMEYEEVDYWDEVCEIMEWSKTHVTSTLHLCWGAQAGLYYHYGIPKHMLKEKKFGVYEHHVKNRKVPLVRGFDDYFMAPHSRHTEVLKEDIEAVDDLTILAESEEAGVFLVIANEGRKIFVMGHPEYDRMTLHKEYMRDKEKGLPIAPPKNYYPDDDDTKKPRLQWRSHGNALYLNWLNYYVYQTTPYSFINMDEIVGK; encoded by the coding sequence ATGCCAATTAAAACACAAAGTGATCTGCCTGCAAAAGAGATTCTCGAACAGGAAAATATATTTGTTATGGATGAAAAACGTGCATCCCATCAGGATATCCGCCCGATTAACATTGGAATCCTGAACTTAATGCCGTTAAAAGAGGACACGGAACTTCAGATTTTACGTTCTCTTTCCAATACGCCGTTGCAGGTGGATGTGACATTCCTTGCAGTAAAAAGCCATGTGTCAAAGAACACGTCTTTGAGTCATCTGAACAAGTTTTACCAGACCTTTGATGATATAAAAAAACAGAATCTTGACGGGCTCATCATCACAGGTGCCCCGGTAGAGCAGATGGAATACGAAGAGGTAGATTACTGGGATGAAGTGTGTGAAATCATGGAGTGGAGCAAAACACATGTAACATCGACCCTTCATTTGTGCTGGGGAGCCCAGGCAGGACTCTATTACCATTATGGAATTCCAAAACATATGTTAAAAGAAAAGAAGTTCGGTGTTTATGAACACCACGTAAAGAACCGCAAGGTTCCGCTTGTCAGAGGTTTTGATGATTATTTCATGGCACCGCATTCCAGACACACCGAGGTGTTAAAAGAAGACATTGAAGCAGTGGATGATTTGACGATTTTAGCAGAATCCGAAGAAGCAGGAGTTTTTCTTGTGATTGCAAACGAAGGCCGCAAGATTTTTGTGATGGGTCATCCAGAGTATGACAGAATGACACTTCACAAAGAGTATATGAGAGACAAGGAAAAAGGTCTTCCGATTGCACCGCCAAAGAATTATTACCCGGATGATGATGATACCAAGAAACCAAGATTACAGTGGAGATCCCACGGAAATGCACTGTACCTGAATTGGTTAAACTACTACGTCTATCAGACAACGCCGTATTCGTTTATTAATATGGATGAGATTGTGGGAAAATAA